The genomic window CCCGGTAATGGTCGGCACCAGAAAACTGCGGAGAAAGAGAAGGGCCAGGATGAGGATCATGGGTGAAAAATCGATCCCCCCGGCAAATGCGGGGATCAGCCGCCGGATCCGGGAAAGGACCGGTTCGGTCACCTCGTTGAGAAAACGGACAATGGGGTTGTAGGGATCGGGACTCACCCAGGAGATAATCGCCCGGCCGATAACAACCCAGATATAGGCGCTGATCACGATACTGATGATATTGGCCAAGGACATCAGAAAATTACTGAGAACGAACATGTTGGATACTCCTCTGGTTTAAGAAATTTTGCTGCCCGCGGCCACTGGTCCGGACACGGTGGCAAGCACCAGCTTGCCATCGCTTTTTGCCGCCAGGACCATGCCCTGGGAGGCGACCCCCATCAGCTTTACCGGTTTGAGGTTGACCACCATGATCACCTGCCGGCCGATCAGTTCTTCCGGCTGGTAGAACTCGGCAATCCCGGCAACCACGGTCCGTTCTTCCGGGACCTTGACCGTGAGCTTCAGGAGCCGGTCCGATTTTTTGATCTTCTCCGCCGCCACCACCTCGGCCACCCGCAGATCGAGTTTTTTGAAGTGGTCAAAGGAGATCAATGAAGCCTCATCCACGCCTTTCCCGGCCCGATCCGGTTGTTTGGCAGCCTCGGCCCTGGTCGGTTTGCTTTCTCCTTCCTTGTCCAGCCGCGGAAAAAGCGACGGCACGGTGGTGATGGCGGTGCCCGGTATGCTGAGCCCCCAGCTTCCCTGGGAGCAGAGATCAGCCGCGGTTTTGATACCCAGGGCCTTGCTCATCCTGGTTGCGGTTTCCGGCATCACCGGCTGCAGGACCAGGGCGAGCAGTCGCAGGGTTTCGGCCAGGTGGAAGAGGACCGTGGCCAACCGCTCCTGTCTGGCCGGATCCTTGGCCAGTTCCCACGGCGCATTGACCACGATATACTTGTTGGCCAGGGCAATTACCTCCCAGACCGTTCGCAGGGCCCGGTTAAAGGCAAAATCGTTCATCAGACCGGTATACTCCGCAACCATCCTGGTCGCAGCCGCGGCCAGTTCCCGGTCAATATCCTCGCCGGCCCCGGGCGCCGGCACCCGGCTGTCGGCAAATTTGGCCAGCATGGTCAGCGAGCGGCTGAAGAGATTGCCCAGGTCATTGGCCAGGTCCGAGTTCCGGCGGGCGATTATCCCCTCGCTGCTGAAGGATGAATCCAGGCCGAATGACATCTCGCGCAGGAGGAAGTAGCGGACCGTGTCCACCCCGTACCGCTCGACCAGTTCGCCGGGCCGGACCACGTTGCCCAGGCTCTTGGACATCTTGGTCTCGTTGATATTCCAGTAGCCGTGGACATGGAGTTTTTTGTAGGGCTTCAGGCCGATGGCCTTGAGCATGGTGGGCCAGTAGATGGCGTGCGGCTTGAGGATATCCTTGGCAATAACGTGCTCGGCGCCTTCCCAGTAGCGGGCAAAATCCGGCCCGCCGGGAAAACCGATGCCGGTGAGATAGTTGATCAGGGCGTCGAACCAGACATAGGTGACAAACTCCTGGTCAAAGGGCAGGGGAATGCCCCAGGTCAGCCGGCTGGTGGGCCGGGAGATGCAGAGATCCTCCAGCGGATCCTCAAGAAAAGAGAGTACCTCGTTGCGGTACCGTTCCGGGGTGATGAACCCGGGGTTGTTCCTGATATGGTCGATGAGCCATTCCTGGTACCGGTGCATCCGGAAGAAGTAGTTCTGTTCGGTGATCTTTTTGGGCGGCGCCAGGTGGTCCGGGCAGTTGCCGTCAACCAGCTCCTTTTCAGTGAGAAATCGCTCGCAGCCCTTGCAGTAGAGCCCGGAGTAGTTGCCCCGGTAGATGTCGCCCCGGTCAAAGACCTGCTGGAGAATGGCCTGGACCGTCTCGATGTGTTCCGGGTCGGTGGTGCGGATAAAATTGTCCGGCTCAATGGCCAGCAACGGCCAGGCCCGGCGGAACATTCCGCTGATCCGGTCGGTGTACTCCCTGGGCTCCTCGCCGGCCTTTTCCGCGGCCTCCACCACCTTGTCGCCGTGTTCGTCGGTACCGGTCTGAAAGCGGACATCCTCGCCGCAGAGCCGCTTGAACCGGCAGATGGTGTCGGCAACAATGGTCGAATAGGCATGGCCGAGATGGGGCTGGGCATTGACATAGTATATAGGGGTGGTGATGTAGAAACTCATGCTTTTTCCTTGCGGGAATTTTGCGTTGTCCGCTTCGGCTGCGGGTCGTTTGCTGCTTTCTTGACCCCTGGCGCGGGCTTGACCGTCCGCCACTCCTCCTTGGTAAGTATCCTGTCCTTGCCGTCCTGACCGAGAAGGGTGATCGTTTCGCTCATCACGTTATGACGGATGACCTTATAGTTCTGGTTGTCATAGGATATCCGTTTGCCGACCTTGGGCATCTTCCTGCGGATCGACTTATAGGTGGCGAATTCGTAGTTGAGACAGCAGAGCAGCCGGTTGCAGGCCCCGGAGATCTTGACCGGGTTAAGCGGCAGGTTCTGCTCCTTGGCCATTTTGATGGATACCGACTCGAACTTCTTGATAAACGAGGAGCAGCACAACTCCCGGCCGCAGCAGCCGACCCCGCCCAGCATCATGGTCTCGTGGCGGACCCCGATCTGGCGCATTTCCACCCGGGTGCGGAACTCCTGGACCAGAATTTTGACCAGTTCCCGAAAATCCACCCGGTTTTCGGCGGTAAAGTAAAAGATGATCTTGCTGCCGCTGAAAAACCGCTCCACCTTGACCAGCCGCATGGGCAGTTTGTTCTTTTTGATCTGACCCGCGCAAAAGGAAAAGGCCCGGTCTTCCATGCCCTTGAGCTTGGCATACTTGGCCTCCTCGTCCCGGGTGGCCCGGCGGATAATGGTATGGTTCATCTTCTTGGTCCGCTCCTGGTTGTCCGGCCAGTTGGGGGTGGAGCCGACAATCCGGCCCGGCTCCAGGCCGTGATCGGTCTGGACCATGACCACAATTCCCTTGGACAGCCGGGACAGCCGGGACGGCGCCGAGAATACCTGCTCCTCCTCCCGGAACTGGATCCGGTAGAGGACCGTCAATCTCTCGCCGGGCTCCGGGGCCGGGTCCCGGTCAATCTGCGGTTCGCTTTTGTTCGTCAATGCCGTGGTTCCTGGTAAAAGGGATCGGATGATATCTGTTTACACGAATTTATCATATTAACCCTATAAGAGCCCCCAGAAAAGGACCTCGCACACCAGGGTGCGATTACAGTTGCGATGCAACTCCTTTTCAGCCCGTTGGATCATTTTCAGCTTTGCCTGTAGTTCCGCCATGTTCCAGCGTCTTCCAGCCGTGTCCAGGATGGCGGCCAGGTCCTGGCTGGTGACAAGCTCTTGCGGGCCGCCGCCGGCAAGGAGCATCAGGTCGCGGAACCAGGTTTTGAGCATGCCCAGCAGTTCGCCCAACTGCTCCTTTAATGCGGCCGCTCTTTCCGCAAGCCGCAGGATCATCCCCACTGACTCCGGGTCTGCCGGCGATAGCCGGACCAGGTTCTCGATCAACTCCTGCCGCAGGTCCAGTAACTCCTGGTCCAGCAGCAACCCGGCCCGGCCCAGGCTGCCCTCGGACAGCGCCGCCAGGGTGGCACCACCGGCCGGGTCCAGATCATGGTCCCGGCACAGGGCCTGGGCGACCAGTTCATAGGGCAGGGCATGAAAGGGGATCACCTGACAACGGGAGACAATGGTGGGCAGGAGGACCCCGGACTCATCGGCCGTCAGGATCAGCAGATTGTCGGCCGGCGGTTCTTCCAGGGTCTTGAGCAGGCTGTTGGCCGCCTCGCGGCGCATGGTATGGACATCCTCAAGGATCACCACCCGGGTGCGGGCCTCAAAGGGCGGAAAGGTGAGGGCATGCTTCAACTCCCGGATCTGCTTGATTTTGATCCCAGCGCCGTCCGGCCGGATATGGAGCAGGTCCGGGTGGGAGTCGGCATTGAACTTCCGGCAGGAGGAGCAGTTGCCGCAGACATCAGTTCCCCGGGGGTGGTTACAGTTGATAAAGGCGGCCATGGTCAAGGCCAGCCGTTTCTTGCCCACCCCGTCCGGGCCGCGGAACAGATAGGCGTGGGCCATCTTTTTCCGGGAAAAGGAGGTGATGAGCAGATTTTTGGCCTTGTCCTGGCCGATGATGTTGGCAAAGGAATAGGGATGCATTACAGGCCAAACAGCTTTTGTTGCCGGGTCTCCTGGGGCGCATTGCCGCTGTCTTCAGGCAGTTCCGCAGCCGTGGTTGACGACGGGTCTTGCTCCTGCCCGCGGCCGCGGAGAAAGAGAAAACGCTCCAGGATCCGCTGAAAATCAGTCCACTGATACCCGGGCTCGGACAACCGGCCTTCCAGTTGACCGATATAGTTGAGCTTGGCATCCAGGTCATCGATAAAGTTGAGAACAAATGCCTCGCTGATCATCGGCAGGGTGGGCGAACCGAACTCGTGCTGGCCGTGGTGGCTCAAGACCAGGTGCTGGACCCGCACCAGCAGTTCCCGGGGAAAGTCGCGGATTTTTATTGCCCTGGCCCCGACCATTTCCGCGCCGAGCACCAGGTGGCCCACCAGTCGGCCCTGGTCGGTATAGTTGAACGGGTAGACGTCATAGGAGAACTCTTCGACCTTGCCGATATCATGGAGCAGGGCCCCGCTGAGCAAGAGGGAGCGGTCAAGCCCGGGGTACAGGTCAACGATCCGGCCGGCCAGCCGGGCCACGGCCAGGGTATGCTCCAGCAGGCCGCCGAGATAGGCGTGATGGATGGATTTGGCGGCCGGCGCCTGCTGGAACCGGTCAAGGAAAGCCGGGTCCTGGAAAAAGGCCTGAAGCAGTTTTTTCAAAAAAGGCTCGGTCACCCCCTTGACCAGGTCCTGGAGCTCGGCAATCATGGCCGGGATATCCAGGTCAGTGGCCGGGAGAAAGAGCCCCATATCAACGGCGGCCGCATCAACCGCCTCCAGGGTATCGATCTTCAGCTGGACTACCCCCTTATAGGCCTGGGCCTGACCATGGATGGCGATGATTCCGCCGGCAGGGCAGGACGGCTGCAACCGGTCAACGTTCTCCCAGAGCCGGGCCCCGATCTCGCCGCTGGAATCCATCAGGGTGAGAATCAGGTAGGGCTTGCCGTTTTTGGTCTCGGCCCGGCTGACCTCCTTGACCAGAAATAGTCCGGTCACCGCCCGGCCGTCCCGGATCTTGTTGATATATGTTCCCTTGTTCGATCTCATCTTAAAAGTTCAGGGTCTGCTGCCAGGCGATCTTCAGGTCACCAATGGACTGGTTAAGCACCTCTTCGCCGGAAAGCCCGGTGCAGGAGAAATGCGGTTCAGCCACCACCCGGCCGATGCGGGCCCAGCCGGTGGCGGCCATGGTCTGTTCAAAATCCGGGGCCCGGTCCGGGGCCACGGTGACCACGAACCGGCTCTGGGATTCGGAAAATAAAAGAATGTCGTCCCGGTCAATCTCCCGGCACGGCACCCTGGCAAGATCAACCTCCATTCCCAGACCGCCGGCAAAGGCGGTTTCAGCCAGGGCCACGCCCAGACCGCCGTCAGAGCAATCGTGACAGGATGCCACCAGGCCGGCGGTCATGGCCCGGTTCAGGGCCTGGTAACGGGGCAGGGCCTCTGCTTCGCGAACCCGGGGCACACCCATGCCCACCCCGCCGTGCCGGGCCGCATATTCCGAGGCCCCGGTCTCATCATAGGTCATGCCCAGGACATAGACCAGGTCGCCTTCCCTTTTGGCATCCATGGTAACCGCCAGGCGGACATCGTCGATCCGGGCCATTACCGAGAAGAGCAGGGTCGGCGGGATCGAGATCTTGGTACCGCCCACCAGGTAGTCGTTTTTCATGCTGTCCTTGCCCGAGATGCAGGGCACGCCAAAGGCCTTGGCATAGCGGGCCAGGGCCTGGTTGGCCCGGACCAGCTGGGCCAGCTTGTAGGGTCCGTCCGGGGTCTTTTCCGAGAGGATCGGGTCGCACCAGCAGAAGTTGTCGAGCCCGGCCATTACCTTGAGGCCGGCGCCCACGCAGAGAGCGTTCCTGATCGCCTCGTCCACGGCGCAGGCCGCCATGTGATAGGTATCGATATCCGAATAGCGCGGACAGACCCCGTGGGAGATCACCAGCCCCTCAAAGGAATCGAGCAGGGGCCGGATCACGGCCGCGTCACCGGGGCCGTCGTTGGCGATCCCGGTGAGCGGCTTGACCACGCTGCCGCCCTGCACCTCGTGGTCATACTGGCGGACCACATACTCCTTGCTGCAGATGTTCAGCCTGGCGAGCATTTTTTTCAATTCCCGGCCCAGGTCGGGCTGGTCGGGGAATTGGGGCTCGCTATGGCTGGGCGGTTCCCAGCGGGCCACCATCTCCATTGGCGGCAAGCCGCCATGGACGAAATCCATATCCATGTAAGCGATGGTTTTCCCCTCGTACAGGATATGGAATTTGCCGGTATCGGTAAAGGTGCCGAGCACCGTGGCCTCCACATCCATCTTGTCGCACAGACCGATGAAGGCGTCCAGCTTCTCCGGCGGCACTGCCAGGGTCATCCGTTCCTGGGCCTCGGAGATGAAGATCTCCCAGGGCTGGAGTCCGGCATATTTCAAGGGCGCCTTTTCAAGGTGCAGTTCAAAGCCGCCGCAGTCCTCGGCCATCTCCCCCACTGAGGAGGAGAGCCCGCCGGCGCCGTTGTCGGTGATGCAGCGGTAGAGGCCCAGGTCCCGGGCCTTGAGCAGACAGTCGAACATCTTTTTCTGGGTGATCGGGTCGCCGATCTGCACCGCGGTGGCCGGCGAGTTCTCATTGAGTTCCTCAGAGGAAAAGGTGGCGCCATGGATGCCGTCCTTACCGATCCGGCCGCCGGTCATGACGATGATGTCGCCGGCATCGGCCTGCTTGTGCTCCGAGGGCTGGCCATTGACCAGGGCGGGCATGATCCCGACGGTGCCGCAGAAGACCAGGGGCTTGCCGGCATACCGGTCGTCAAACAGGAGCGAACCGTTGACCGTGGGGATGCCGCTCTTGTTGCCGCCGTGCTCCACCCCTTGCCGCACCCCTTCGAAGATCCGTTTGGGATGGAGCAATCTGGCCGGCAGGGGCTTATCATAAAAGGGCGAGGCAAAGCAGAACATATTGGTATTGCAGATCAGCTTGGCGCCCATGCCGGTGCCGAACGGGTCGCGGTTGACCCCGACGATGCCGGTCAAGGCCCCGCCGTAAGGATCAAGGGCCGAGGGGCTGTTATGGGTCTCCACCTTGAAGACCATGTTCCAGTCGGGATTGAAGCGGATCACCCCGGCATTGTCCTTGAACACCGACAGACACCAGTCGTCCGCACCCATGTCCCGGCGGATCTCCTTGGTGACATTGCGGATATAGGTATCAAACAGGCTGGTGATGCGGGAGGAGGTGCCGGTTTCCGCATCCTCATAGCTGATGTTGCCGTTGAATATCTTGTGCTTGCAGTGTTCGGACCAGGTCTGGGCCAGGACCTCCAGTTCCACGTCGGTGACCTTTTCGCCAAGGCCCCGGGCTCCCCGCTCGGCCTTTACCCCGGGCCGGGCCAGGTAGTTGCGAATGAGTTTCATTTCCTCCATGGTCAGGGCCAGCACCCCGTGCCTGCTGATCCGGATCAACTCCTCATCGGATACATCCAGGTCGATCTCCACTACCTGAATCCGGTTTCCCCCAACCACCTTGGGGGCAAAGGGCTGGATCCCGTTGGCCTGGACAAAACTCGCCCGGTCCATCACCGTGAAACGCTGGATCAGCTCGTTGGCCAGGAGCTTGCGGGCAATGGCCTCGGTTTTTTCCTGATCAAGGTTTCCGGAGAGGAGAAACTGGGTCGAGGTGTAGACCGCCTCGTCCCGGCCCAGCTTACGGCCGAGGAGCAGGCCCAGGGCCTGGGCCGCGGTGCGGCCCTCGTTGTCAGTGACCCCGGGCCGGAAACCGACCTCGATCAGCCAGTCGAATTCGAACTGGTTCCGCAGGGCCAGGGCAGCCAGGGAATAGTCCTGGGTTACCGGGTCGGAAAAGGGGCCGGCCGCGGCCTTCTCCAGTTGTTCCGGGGAGATGTCCGCCTCCACCGTAAAGGCCTTGATGGTGCGCACGGTATCAACGGCAAGGTTAAGGTCCGCGGCAATCCGTTTTCGGGTCTGTTCCCCGAACGAATCATTGAATGCCGGCTTCAGGCCGACCTCGATCCGGGCAAGCATGGCGTTCTCCTTAATTTATGCAAAAAACGCAGGATATGGAGCATGATTTGATCTGAAAAAGAAAATCGAGATAATTAGCCGGCAAGTATACCAGATGGAGAGAATTTGGGAATGAAGAATTGTAACAGTTCACCAAGGGCGACAACCTCGGGGGATACTCAGCCCGTACGAGTTCACCAGTGCCTTGGATTCGTTCGTTTGGGGCTCCGAATCTATCCTTGGCGGATGTGAGGAGGCCAGGTAAGCGAGCCTGCGAGACTCCGAAACGGGCGAAGATGAGGTGCTGGTGAACTTGTACGAAGAATTACCGTTCCGGTCGGGGTTGGCGGGCCGCCAGTTTTTTCGCCTTGAAAAGGGCCTTTCGATTCCTGGTGGAGTTGGGCTTGAGCTCCACGGCCCGGGCATAGGATATTGCCGCGGCCCGGAAATCATTGTTAACGGCCTGGGCCTGGCCCAGCCAGTAGAATGCACTGCCGCTTTCAGGGTTTTTTTCAACCTGCTTTTTTGCCTCGGCAAGGGCGGTATCGAGGTGCTCGCGGGCGCGGACCTCATCTCCCTGTAAACGATACGTATGAACCATGTTCAGGTTTGCCGAAACACTTTTCCGGTTTTTTTCCAGACGCTTGAGGCCTGCCCCAAGCGCCCTTTTCATATAATAAGAGGCCTGTTGCTCGTCTCCCAGTTCCCGGTAGCACAGAACAAGTTGGCGCAGGGTAAAGGTATTGTCAGGGAACTTGCTTTCCTGTATATGGTAGAGCCTTGCCGCCAGACGCCATTGGCCGATATTCTTGAACGCGTTTGCGTGTTTCCTGGAAACCTTGTCAAACCGGACCAGCGAACCTATATACAGTCGCGGTGTCTGTTTGACCACATAGGAACTCGCAGCGGCAAGCACTGTTGCGCTCAAGAATATCTGCAGGATGCTGATGGTCAGTTGCCGGACAGGCACGGGCCGCCAGAAGCGGCTGCCATGGGGGGGAAGATCGAGCCGAAAGGCAACCTCATAATGGCTGGCCATTATGCAGAAAGCAAAAGAAAGAAGAATTTCCGCGACCTCGGCCTCGTTCATATAATAATATTCAGGCTCAAGCCAGCCCGCGGTTACAAAAAAAGGACTGAGATAAAGAGGTGGAGACGGCAGGCCCTTTTCTTCCATCCAGATGGCCGGTTGCCAGCGATATCTGAGGGCCAGGGGATAGACCAGGCTGTAAAGGGTCAGGCCGACGGCCAGGCCGTACTCCATGAACTGTTTGGTCAAGGTTTCGATGGGCCCGACAAAGATGTTGTGTATATTGGTCTCGTTCTGGATGTTGTGGGCCTTGAAAAATTGAGGCGTGCTAATATTGAAAATTCTCTGACCCCAGGAAATTTCTTCCATTGCCACGTAAAAGCAGGCCAGGGCAAGAACTCCGAAAAAGAGACGGAACCGTTTATGGCTGAAAGAGACCCAGAGAGACAGGACCATGGCCATGGAAAAAAAATAAAACTGCAGCCACTCACCGAACATGTCTTCCATGGTGGCCCAGATATAGAGATCCGGGTATCTGGTTCCCAGGACCAGGTACCCGGCAAAGATGAGAAGATAGAGAATGAGGGCTGTCAACTGGTGGGATCTAAGTCCGGACATGATAATTCCCCTGGTTGAGATGGCTCTGCAACAAGTGCTGGACAGACTCAAGAACCAAGATTATACCGTTTCATCTTTTTATGCAGCCCCTGGCGGGTAATTCCCAGCAGGGCGGCCGCTTTCAGCTTGTTGCCCCGTGTCTTTTTCAGGGCCTCTTCCATCAGCCTTATTTCAAGCTGTTTCACCTGATCCGGAATGGCGAGGCTGGTGATTCGTTCCGCCGGATTTTCCCGCTTGCCTGCCGCTATTTCCTGGGAGCAGGTGGTTGCCTGGATCTTTTCATTTTCAGAGGTAAGGGCAACCAGACGCTCCACCTCGCTGTGCAGCTGCCGCACATTGCCCGGCCAGTCATACTCCATGAACAGGTGCAGAACCTCGGCCGAGTATCCGCCAAGCTTTTTATGAAAGCGTTCGCAGGTATCTTCTAAAAACGCGGTGGCCATGGGGATGATATCCTCTCTTCGCTCCCTGAGCGGCGGGATGGTTATTTTTACGGAAAAGAGCCGGAAAAAGAGATCTTCACGGAAGCGGCCTGATTCGACCTCGGCATTGAGGTCTTTATTGGTGGCGCTGATCAGCCGGAAGTTATAACGGATGACCTTGCTGCCGCCGAGCCGTGTCCCTTCTCCCTCCTGAAGGGCGCGAAGAAACTTGGGCTGGATGGCAAGGGGCATATCGGCAATCTCGTCAAGGAGCAGGGTGCCGCCGCCGGCCTCCTCGAACCGGCCGCTGCGACTCCGGTTGGCTCCGGTGAACGCCCCCTTTTCATACCCGAAAAACTCACTTTCCATGAGCTGTTCAGGTATTGTCGCACAGTTGACAGCTATAAAAGCGTTGCTGTGACGGTCGCTTCCCTGGTGAATCGTCCGGGCGACAAGTTCCTTGCCCGTACCATTTTCCCCCTGGATGAGAACATTGACCGGGGTGTTGCTTACCAGCCGGGCCATTTCCATCACCTCACGCATGGCCTTGCTTTCAGCAATAAAAAGACGGTCATGAAAATAACCGGTATCCAGCCGGTCCACCTCCTGGTTGAGCTGGGAGGAAATTTTCAGGATTTCTTCGTTAAGGATGGCGCTTTCAATAGACAGGGAAAGGTAGGAGGCAACTTCGCCGAGCAGGGCCAGATCCTCCTTGGTAAACCCTCCTTCCTTGTTTATAACCTGAATTGCGCCGGTTATACCGACAATGGTCGCTCCCTTGATGGGAGTACAGACCATGTTACGCGAGATATAGCCTGTCTCCTCCTCAACCAGCTTATGGTATCCCTTTCTCTGGTCAAGGTCATTGGCAATGATCCCTTTGCCGGAAGAGATCGTCCGGCCGGCAATACTTCCCTCCCTGGGGGGCCTGATCTGTTTTTCTGCCAGTCCGGTACCGAACTTCGAACAGATATTTTCCGTGCCGAGTTCGGTAATATAGATGGTGCATCGTTCCGCCGACATGAGTCTGGGCAGAATTTTTACATAAAACTCCAGGTAAGACTCATAATTTTCCGCAGACCATGCGGCTGTGACCTGCTCCATTCTCGTTTTAAGATTGGCAAGGCGCTTTCGGGATATGAGGGCTGGAATCTTATCCATAACGGGACACACCGTTTACACCGCGTAAACACTGGTTGCACTCCTGTTTTTTGCAGACGCAGTATGAACTTTTTTAGTTCTTGTGTCAACTATGGTTACATTTTTATTTACTGTTTTGTATATATCCGCGGATAAGAGTTCGGCCGATTGGCTGCACCACGGCGAGCTTACAGGTCAAGGAGTGTACTCGACAGGTGGTCGCGCCACCCTGTGAGTTACGTTACTTTTTGTTCGCATGGGGTTTGATAATGAATAAGGAGGCCTGCCATTGAACCAGCCGGCCCGGGCCCGGACCAGGCGTAAAACTTGCAAGTAAGCGTTCACCAGCACCTCATCTTCGCCCATTCTGGCCTGCTCGAATAGCACCAGTATGCTTCGCAGTCCCGAATGAACGAATCTAAG from Desulfobacterales bacterium includes these protein-coding regions:
- a CDS encoding YggT family protein, whose translation is MFVLSNFLMSLANIISIVISAYIWVVIGRAIISWVSPDPYNPIVRFLNEVTEPVLSRIRRLIPAFAGGIDFSPMILILALLFLRSFLVPTITGIARSIGH
- a CDS encoding HD domain-containing protein, which produces MRSNKGTYINKIRDGRAVTGLFLVKEVSRAETKNGKPYLILTLMDSSGEIGARLWENVDRLQPSCPAGGIIAIHGQAQAYKGVVQLKIDTLEAVDAAAVDMGLFLPATDLDIPAMIAELQDLVKGVTEPFLKKLLQAFFQDPAFLDRFQQAPAAKSIHHAYLGGLLEHTLAVARLAGRIVDLYPGLDRSLLLSGALLHDIGKVEEFSYDVYPFNYTDQGRLVGHLVLGAEMVGARAIKIRDFPRELLVRVQHLVLSHHGQHEFGSPTLPMISEAFVLNFIDDLDAKLNYIGQLEGRLSEPGYQWTDFQRILERFLFLRGRGQEQDPSSTTAAELPEDSGNAPQETRQQKLFGL
- a CDS encoding AIR synthase-related protein; protein product: MLARIEVGLKPAFNDSFGEQTRKRIAADLNLAVDTVRTIKAFTVEADISPEQLEKAAAGPFSDPVTQDYSLAALALRNQFEFDWLIEVGFRPGVTDNEGRTAAQALGLLLGRKLGRDEAVYTSTQFLLSGNLDQEKTEAIARKLLANELIQRFTVMDRASFVQANGIQPFAPKVVGGNRIQVVEIDLDVSDEELIRISRHGVLALTMEEMKLIRNYLARPGVKAERGARGLGEKVTDVELEVLAQTWSEHCKHKIFNGNISYEDAETGTSSRITSLFDTYIRNVTKEIRRDMGADDWCLSVFKDNAGVIRFNPDWNMVFKVETHNSPSALDPYGGALTGIVGVNRDPFGTGMGAKLICNTNMFCFASPFYDKPLPARLLHPKRIFEGVRQGVEHGGNKSGIPTVNGSLLFDDRYAGKPLVFCGTVGIMPALVNGQPSEHKQADAGDIIVMTGGRIGKDGIHGATFSSEELNENSPATAVQIGDPITQKKMFDCLLKARDLGLYRCITDNGAGGLSSSVGEMAEDCGGFELHLEKAPLKYAGLQPWEIFISEAQERMTLAVPPEKLDAFIGLCDKMDVEATVLGTFTDTGKFHILYEGKTIAYMDMDFVHGGLPPMEMVARWEPPSHSEPQFPDQPDLGRELKKMLARLNICSKEYVVRQYDHEVQGGSVVKPLTGIANDGPGDAAVIRPLLDSFEGLVISHGVCPRYSDIDTYHMAACAVDEAIRNALCVGAGLKVMAGLDNFCWCDPILSEKTPDGPYKLAQLVRANQALARYAKAFGVPCISGKDSMKNDYLVGGTKISIPPTLLFSVMARIDDVRLAVTMDAKREGDLVYVLGMTYDETGASEYAARHGGVGMGVPRVREAEALPRYQALNRAMTAGLVASCHDCSDGGLGVALAETAFAGGLGMEVDLARVPCREIDRDDILLFSESQSRFVVTVAPDRAPDFEQTMAATGWARIGRVVAEPHFSCTGLSGEEVLNQSIGDLKIAWQQTLNF
- a CDS encoding sigma-54-dependent Fis family transcriptional regulator produces the protein MEQVTAAWSAENYESYLEFYVKILPRLMSAERCTIYITELGTENICSKFGTGLAEKQIRPPREGSIAGRTISSGKGIIANDLDQRKGYHKLVEEETGYISRNMVCTPIKGATIVGITGAIQVINKEGGFTKEDLALLGEVASYLSLSIESAILNEEILKISSQLNQEVDRLDTGYFHDRLFIAESKAMREVMEMARLVSNTPVNVLIQGENGTGKELVARTIHQGSDRHSNAFIAVNCATIPEQLMESEFFGYEKGAFTGANRSRSGRFEEAGGGTLLLDEIADMPLAIQPKFLRALQEGEGTRLGGSKVIRYNFRLISATNKDLNAEVESGRFREDLFFRLFSVKITIPPLRERREDIIPMATAFLEDTCERFHKKLGGYSAEVLHLFMEYDWPGNVRQLHSEVERLVALTSENEKIQATTCSQEIAAGKRENPAERITSLAIPDQVKQLEIRLMEEALKKTRGNKLKAAALLGITRQGLHKKMKRYNLGS
- the holB gene encoding DNA polymerase III subunit delta' translates to MHPYSFANIIGQDKAKNLLITSFSRKKMAHAYLFRGPDGVGKKRLALTMAAFINCNHPRGTDVCGNCSSCRKFNADSHPDLLHIRPDGAGIKIKQIRELKHALTFPPFEARTRVVILEDVHTMRREAANSLLKTLEEPPADNLLILTADESGVLLPTIVSRCQVIPFHALPYELVAQALCRDHDLDPAGGATLAALSEGSLGRAGLLLDQELLDLRQELIENLVRLSPADPESVGMILRLAERAAALKEQLGELLGMLKTWFRDLMLLAGGGPQELVTSQDLAAILDTAGRRWNMAELQAKLKMIQRAEKELHRNCNRTLVCEVLFWGLL
- the metG gene encoding methionine--tRNA ligase, encoding MSFYITTPIYYVNAQPHLGHAYSTIVADTICRFKRLCGEDVRFQTGTDEHGDKVVEAAEKAGEEPREYTDRISGMFRRAWPLLAIEPDNFIRTTDPEHIETVQAILQQVFDRGDIYRGNYSGLYCKGCERFLTEKELVDGNCPDHLAPPKKITEQNYFFRMHRYQEWLIDHIRNNPGFITPERYRNEVLSFLEDPLEDLCISRPTSRLTWGIPLPFDQEFVTYVWFDALINYLTGIGFPGGPDFARYWEGAEHVIAKDILKPHAIYWPTMLKAIGLKPYKKLHVHGYWNINETKMSKSLGNVVRPGELVERYGVDTVRYFLLREMSFGLDSSFSSEGIIARRNSDLANDLGNLFSRSLTMLAKFADSRVPAPGAGEDIDRELAAAATRMVAEYTGLMNDFAFNRALRTVWEVIALANKYIVVNAPWELAKDPARQERLATVLFHLAETLRLLALVLQPVMPETATRMSKALGIKTAADLCSQGSWGLSIPGTAITTVPSLFPRLDKEGESKPTRAEAAKQPDRAGKGVDEASLISFDHFKKLDLRVAEVVAAEKIKKSDRLLKLTVKVPEERTVVAGIAEFYQPEELIGRQVIMVVNLKPVKLMGVASQGMVLAAKSDGKLVLATVSGPVAAGSKIS